The window GCCGTTGAAGAAGGCGTGGTACCTGGCGGTGGCGTGGCACTGGTTCGCTCCCTGCAGGCGATCTCCGAACTGAAAGGCGACAACGCTGATCAGAACGTCGGTATCGCTCTGCTGCGTCGCGCTGTAGAAGCTCCACTGCGTCAGATCGTTGCCAACTCCGGCGACGAGCCAAGCGTTGTTGTGGACAAGGTCAAGCAGGGTTCGGGTAACTACGGTTACAACGCTGCTACCGGCGAATACGGCGACATGATCGAAATGGGCATCCTGGACCCGGCTAAAGTGACTCGCTCTGCTCTGCAGGCTGCGTCCTCGATTGCCAGCCTGATGATCACCACCGAAGCCATGATCGCTGACGCTCCGGACGACAAGGCTCCAGCTGGCGGCGGCATGCCAGACATGGGCGGCATGGGTGGCATGGGCGGCATGATGTAACCCAGCTTCACCCATTAGCTGCACCCAAAAGAACCCCGCCTTGTGCGGGGTTTTTTTATGGGTTATTCGTCGGTGAAGGGACTGGATGCTGTTGGTGCGCGGTTGTGAGCGTCATAAATCGCGTACATATCCAGCAGCGGCGGTGACGCCGAGTCACCTTTGCGCCCTTACGGCGCCTCACTTTTGAGAAGCCGGAATGCCGGCCCAGTCAAAAGTAAGCAAAACGCTCCCGCTCCTTTGTCCGGGTCTTCGCCAAGGCTCAGACTTCCCTCGCTCCGGCATTGCTCCGTGGGCCGCCGCAATGGGCCATCCATGGCCCGGTGCGGCTAACCCGGCATCCATGCCGGGTTGCCCACTACGCAATACCTGCGCTCGGCCGGCCACAAGTCGCAATTTGTGTCGCTCATAAATTTTGCGCAGGTCTCCAGAATCAAAAGCAGGGTGTGGTTCAGGAAGAAAGTGATGCTAAAAATCTGCGAAGCAGATTTGCTTTTGCTTTTCCTGCCGCGATTTCACAGACGACGCAAAATGCGCGTCGGGAGGCTGAGTGGAGGTGCCGTGGGGTGGGTCGCTCGGCATGAATGCCGAGCGAGCGCCGTTGGGCCATGGATGGCCCGTCGGCGCGTGCCCGCCCCACGATATCGGAGGGCGGAACCCCTGCGGTACAGGGGCTGACACCAGCGCAGAGGTTTTGGTTACTTTTGGCACCAAAAGTGACCCGGCCGTCAGGACGGAACCTGACTCAGCAGCGCCCGGATGCCGTGGGTGCTACCCGATTCAAGACGCAGCGCTTTGATTGTTGAGTTGCAGAAATACTAGAGGTGATCCTGACCGCGATTCGGTTTATGCGCACTGAATGTTCCTACTGAAACTACGCCATCGCGAACAAGCTCGTTCCTACAGGTCCGGTGTCTGGCATCGATTTACGGACCCATTCCTGAACCAGTCGCCTGCAAACGTGACGCCCAAGGCTTAGTTCAGGTACAATTCCCGGCTATTTTTCGGCGGGCAATCTGCCTGCAACCTTTTTGAGTGTTGATCCGTGAGTGATTTGAGTCATATCCGTAATTTCTCCATCATCGCCCACATTGACCATGGCAAGTCGACGCTGGCCGACCGCTTCATTCAAATGTGCGGTGGCCTGTCCGAGCGCGAAATGGAAGCGCAGGTGCTTGACTCCATGGATCTCGAGCGTGAGCGCGGGATCACCATCAAGGCGCACAGCGTAACGCTGCATTACAAGGCCAATGACGGCAAGACGTACCAGTTGAACTTCATTGACACCCCGGGCCACGTCGACTTCACCTATGAAGTCAGCCGTTCCCTGGCGGCGTGCGAAGGTGCTCTGTTGGTGGTCGATGCCGGTCAGGGCGTTGAGGCGCAGTCTGTTGCCAACTGCTACACCGCTATCGAGCAGGGCCTTGAGGTCATGCCGGTACTGAACAAAATGGACTTGCCGCAGGCCGACCCGGACCGCGTCAAGGAAGAGATCGAGAAGATCATCGGCATCGATGCCACCGACGCCGTAGCGTGCAGCGCCAAGAGCGGCATGGGCGTCGACCTGGTGCTGGAGCGTCTGGTTCACACCATCCCGGCACCTACCGGCAACATCGAAGACCCGCTGCAGGCGCTGATCATCGACTCCTGGTTCGACAACTACCTGGGCGTTGTTTCCCTGGTACGTGTTCGCCACGGTCGGGTCCGCAAGGGCGACAAGATTCTGGTCAAGTCCACCGGCAAGATGCACCTGGTGGACAGCGTCGGTGTCTTCACCCCCAAGCACACCGCCACCGTTGATCTGAAAGCCGGTGAAGTGGGCTTCATCATCGCGGGTATCAAGGACATTCACGGCGCGCCAGTGGGCGACACCCTGACCTTGAGCACCACGCCGGACGTTGAAGTGCTGCCAGGCTTCAAGCGCATCCAGCCGCAGGTTTACGCCGGTCTGTTCCCGGTCAGCTCCGATGACTTCGAAGACTTCCGCGAAGCGCTGCAGAAGCTGACGCTGAACGACTCGTCCCTGCAATATTCGCCAGAGAGCTCTGACGCATTGGGCTTCGGCTTCCGTTGCGGCTTCCTTGGCATGCTGCACATGGAGATCATTCAGGAGCGTCTGGAGCGTGAATACGACCTGGACCTGATCACCACCGCGCCAACGGTTATTTTTGAGCTGCTGCTCAAGACCGGTGAAACGATTTACGTCGACAACCCCTCCAAGCTTCCAGACCTGTCAGCCATCGAAGACATGCGCGAACCTATCGTTCGGGCAAATATTCTTGTGCCGCAGGAGCACCTGGGTAACGTCATTACCCTGTGCATCGAAAAGCGCGGCGTGCAACACGACATGCTGTTCCTGGGGACTCAGGTGCAAGTGACTTACGACCTGCCGATGAACGAAGTGGTCCTGGACTTCTTCGACCGTCTCAAGTCGGTCAGTCGCGGTTATGCTTCGCTGGACTATCATTTTGACCGTTACCAGTCCGCCAATCTGGTGAAGCTGGATGTACTGATCAACGCAGAGAAGGTCGATGCCCTGGCATTGATCGTCCACCGTGACAACGCGGCTTACAAAGGCCGTGCGTTGACCGAGAAGATGAAAGAACTGATTCCACGGCAGATGTTCGACGTAGCGATCCAGGCAGCCATCGGCGGCCAGATCATTGCGCGTACAACCGTCAAGGCACTCAGAAAGAACGTACTGGCCAAATGTTATGGCGGCGACGTCAGCCGTAAACGTAAATTGCTGGAGAAGCAAAAGGCCGGTAAAAAACGCATGAAGCAGGTCGGCAACGTGGAGATTCCACAAGAAGCTTTCCTTGCAGTGCTCAGGTTGGAATAGTCAGGTCCTATGTCACTAAATTTCCCGCTGTTGCTGGTAATCGCTGTGTTCGTATGCGGTTTGCTGGCGTTGCTCGATCTGGTCGTCCTGGCGCCTCGTCGCCGGGCCGCCATCACGACTTATCAGGGCAGTGTCAGCCAGCCGGATATTGAAATCGTTGAACGCTTGAACAAGGAACCGTTGCTGGTCGAATACGGCAAATCGTTTTTCCCGGTTCTGTTTATCGTTCTGGTTTTACGGTCTTTTCTGGTCGAGCCGTTCCAGATTCCGTCAGGCTCTATGATTCCAACGCTGCGGGTGGGTGACTTCATCCTGGTCAACAAGTTTTCCTACGGGATCCGTCTGCCCGTTATCGATGAGAAAGTGATTTCCATCGGTGAGCCGAAACACGGCGACGTGATGGTGTTCCGCTACCCAAGCGACCCGAGCGTCAACTACATCAAGCGTGTGGTTGGCCTGCCGGGTGATCAGATTCGTTACACCAGCGACAAGAAGCTGTTCGTCAACGGTGAGCTGGTTGCCAAACAATTGATCGGTACCGAACCGGGTACGTTGGGCAGCGCAGAGCTGTACAGCGAAAAACTGGGCGAAGTGGAACACGAAATCCGTCAGGAAATGAGCCGCTACCGCGCGCCGCCTGACCGTGAATGGACAGTCCCGGCCGGCCATTACTTCATGATGGGCGACAACCGCGACAACTCTAACGACAGCCGTTACTGGGATGATCCGAGCATTCCCAAGGATGAGCTGGGCATGGTCCCGGACAAGAACATTGTTGGCAAGGCGTTCGCGGTTTGGATGAGCTGGCCTGAGCCCAAGCTCAGCCACTTCCCCAACTTCTCGCGAGTCGGGCTGATCAAGTAATCAATGCGGCGCTGTGTTTAACAGCGCCGTATGTCATTTGGGCGGGCTGACACTGGCTGCCCAATAGTATTCGGGATGTTGATTTGAACAAGGCGTTAAACGTGACGGTTGAGAACAACAAGTTTCTTGCCCATTTGAAATATGAACAACGTGAACCACTGAGCCAGACTGTGTTTATGGCCGTGATGTTCGACGATACTTTTTGCGTGGGTAACCTGTGACAGTTTCCTTGAGTCGCCTGGAGCGTCAGCTCGGCTACACCTTCAAAGATCAGGAACTGATGGTTCTGGCCCTGACACACCGCAGCTTTGCCGGTCGCAATAACGAGCGCCTGGAATTCCTCGGTGATGCCATCCTCAACTTCGTTGCCGGTGAAGCGCTGTTCGACCGCTTCCCTCAAGCCCGTGAAGGCCAGCTGTCTCGCCTGCGGGCGCGTTTGGTCAAGGGTGAGACCCTGGCGTTGCTGGCTCGCGGTTTTGACCTGGGTGATTACCTGCGTCTGGGGTCCGGCGAATTGAAAAGCGGCGGGTTTCGCCGTGAGTCGATTCTGGCCGATGCCCTGGAAGCCCTGATTGGCGCCATCTATCTGGACGCCGGGATGGACATGGCTCGCGAGCGCGTTTTGGCCTGGTTGACCACCGAGTTCGACAGCCTGACGCTGGTGGACACCAACAAGGATCCGAAAACCCGATTGCAGGAGTTTCTGCAGTCCCGCGCCTGTGAGCTGCCGCGATACGAAGTGGTGGATATCCAGGGCGAACCGCACTGCCGGATGTTTTTCGTCGAGTGCGAGATCACCTTATTGAATGAAAAAAGCCGGGGTCAGGGTGTCAGTCGTCGCATTGCCGAACAGGTAGCAGCGGCCGCAGCACTCATTGCCCTAGGCGTGGAGAACGGCAATGACTGATTCAACTGCAACACGCTGTGGCTATGTCGCCATCGTCGGCCGGCCAAACGTGGGCAAGTCCACGCTGATCAACCACATCCTGGGTCAGAAGCTGGCGATCACCTCGCGCAAGCCTCAGACCACCCGCCACAACATGCTGGGCATCAAGACCGAAGGCGCCATCCAGGCCATCTACGTCGATACCCCGGGTATGCACAAGAATGGCGAGAAAGCCCTCAATCGCTACATGAACAAGACCGCTTCGGCGGCGTTGAAAGACGTCGACGTTGTGATCTTCGTGGTTGACCGCACCCGCTGGACCGACGAAGACCAGATGGTCCTCGAGCGCGTACAGTACGTGCAGGGCCCAGTGATTCTTGCCATCAACAAGACTGACCGTCTCGAAGACAAGGCCGAATTGATGCCGCATCTTGAGTGGCTGCAAACGCAGCTGCCGAATGCGTCCATCGTGCCGATCTCGGCGCAGCATGGCCACAACCTCGATGCGCTGGAAGGCTTGATTGCCTCGCACCTGCCGGAAAACGATCACTTCTTCCCGGAAGATCAGATCACCGACCGCAGCAGCCGCTTCCTGGCTGCCGAGCTGGTCCGCGAGAAGATCATGCGCCAGTTGGGTGCCGAGCTGCCGTACCAGATCACCGTCGAAATCGAAGAGTTCAAGCAGCAGGGCAAAACCTTGCATATTCACGCCTTGATCCTCGTCGAGCGTGACGGCCAGAAGAAAATCATCATTGGCGACAAGGGCGAACGCATCAAGCGTATCGGTACCGACGCGCGCCGCGACATGGAGCTGTTGTTCGACTCCAAGGTCATGCTCAACCTCTGGGTCAAGGTCAAAGGCGGCTGGTCCGATGACGAGCGCGCCCTGCGTTCGCTGGGCTACGGCGACTTGTAAGCCTGATCATCCGCTGCTGCCTGCCTGGCAGCAGCGGATTGCCTGTAACGCCTTCGCTTCCCTTCGAGCTGTCTGAATGATCAGCGTGCCTATCGGCCAACCTGCTTACGTGTTGCACAGCCGGGCGTATCGGGAAACCAGCGCGCTGGTGGACTTCCTCACGCCTCAAGGTCGGCTGCGTGCCGTACTGCGCAGTGCGCGGGGTAAGGCGGGCACGCTGGCACGGCCGTTCGTACCCCTTGAGGTGGAGTTTCGCGGACGCGGCGAGCTGAAAAACGTCGGGCGCATGGAAGGCGTCGGTGTTGCCAGCTGGCTGGTGGGGGAGGCGCTGTTCAGCGGCCTGTACCTTAATGAACTGCTGATACGCCTGTTGCCCTCCGAAGACCCTCATCCCGCGGTGTTCGAGCACTACGCTGCTACGCTGCAAGCCTTGGCCGAAGGCCGCCCTCTGGAACCGCTGCTGCGCTCTTTCGAGTGGCGCCTGCTCGACGACCTCGGCTACGGCTTTGCGTTGGATACCGACATCAACGGCGACGCCCTGGACGCAGGTGGCCTGTACCGCCTGCAAGTGGACGCCGGGCTTGAGCGGGTCTATCTGCTGCAACCCGGCCTGTTTCAGGGCACCGAATTATTGGCCATGGCCGAAGCCGACTGGAGCGCCCCGGGTGCACTGGCCGCCGCCAAGCGCCTGATGCGCCAAGCGCTGGCCGTGCATTTGGGCGGGCGGCCATTGGTCAGTCGGGAACTGTTTCGCAAGCCGTAATCAGGCTTTATGCTCATCGACCTGTTTCGATCATCTTTCAGGAGACACCCGTGACCCACAGCACCCGCATTTTGCTTGGCGTAAACATCGATCACGTCGCCACGTTGCGTCAGGCCCGAGGCACGCGTTATCCAGACCCGGTCAAAGCTGCGCTGGATGCCGAAGAGGCCGGTGCCGACGGGATCACCGTGCACTTGCGCGAAGACCGCCGTCACATCCAGGAGCGCGATGTGCTGCTGCTCAAGGACGTGCTGCAAACCCGCATGAATTTCGAAATGGGTGTTACGGAAGAAATGCTCGCGTTCGCCGAACGCATTCGTCCCGCTCATGTGTGCCTGGTGCCGGAAACGCGACAAGAGCTGACGACTGAGGGTGGTCTGGATGTGGCCGGGCAGGAAGCGCGCATTCAGGCCGCCGTTGAGCGGTTGAGCAAGGTCGGTTGTGAGGTGTCGCTGTTCATTGATGCCGATGAGCGCCAGATCGCCGCGTCAAAGCGTGTCGGCGCGCCCGCCATCGAGCTGCACACCGGCCGTTATGCCGATGCGCAAACGCCAGCTGAAGTGGCTGACGAGCTGCAGCGTATCGCTGATGGGGTAGCGTTTGGTCTGGCGGAAGGCTTGGTCGTCAACGCTGGTCATGGCTTGCATTACCACAACGTCGAGGCTGTAGCGGCTATCAAGGGCATCAACGAACTGAACATCGGCCACGCCTTGGTGGCCCATGCGCTGTTTGTTGGCTTTAAATCGGCTGTGGCAGAGATGAAAGCGTTGATTGTTGCGGCGGCTTACAAGGCCTGAATTGAACCGCGTGGCAGATGCACCTCGGCTCTGTAGGAGCTGACCGAGGTTACGAGGGCTGCGAAAGCGGTGTGCCTGACTCACCGCCGTTCGCAGCCTCCGGCAGCTCCTACAGGTTTCCGGGGTTGCAGGTGAAGATTTACCCACAGTGGAATGGTGAGGGCTGACCTACGGCTTACGCCCCACAATCACCGCGCGCATTGGCGCGGGCAGGCCCTCTACGGTTTTGCTTTGATCTTCTGGATTAAGAAAATCGCTCAACGACTGATAGCGCATCCACTCGGTGCCGCGCTGTTCTTCAGTGGTCGTCACGCTGACATCCACGCAACGTACATCCACGAAGCCCGCCCGGCGCAGCCAAAGCTCCAGGGCTGCGACTGACGGCAGGAACCACACGTTACGCATCTGCGAATAGCGGTCTTCCGGCACCAGCACCTGATGCACGTCGCCTTCTACCACCATGGTTTCCAGCACCAGTTCGCCACCTTTGACCAGGCAGTCCTTGAGCGCCAACAGGTGATCAATAGGCGATTTGCGGTGATAGAGCACGCCCATGGAAAACACCGTGTCGAAGCCTTCCAGACGCGCTGGCAGGTCTTCCAGTGCAAAGGGCAGATGCCATGCGGGCAGATCAGGCAGGTAACGCTGCATGGCCTGGAACTGGCAGAAGAACAGCCAATTCGGGTCGACACCAATCACGCTGTCGGCCCCGGCGCCAAGCATGCGCCACTGGTAGTAGCCATTGCCGCAGCCAACGTCCAGCACGCGCTTGCCGTTGAGGTCCAGATGCGGCGCCACTCGCGACCATTTCCAGTCCGAGCGCCATTCAGTGTCGATGTGCACGCCGAACACATCAAACGGGCCTTTGCGCCACGGCGACAGGCCCATCAACGCGGCGCGGGTCTGCGCGCGGGTCTCATCGTCGCACTCCACATCGAGGGTAAAGCTGTCCTTGAGGTCAATGCGCGAGGGGACCAGATCCGGTAAGGCATTGAGCGCACCTTGCCAGCGCTCCAGGTCGCCATGACCCTTGGCCATTTTCGTGTCGAGCTGGGCCTGCAGGCCGTTGGCCCATTCAGCCAGAGGGGTGCCCGCCAGACGGCGGACCAGGGGAGCAAGATCAATCATGGCAGGGCAATCAACGAGGCAAAGTTCAGGCATTGGAACCACGGCACCACCTTGCTGAAACCTGCGTCGAGCAGGCGCTGGCGGTGTTCTTCGAGGCTGTCGGGTTTCATGACGTTTTCGATGGCGCTGCGCTTCTGGGCAATTTCCAGATCGCTGTAGCCATTGGCGCGTTTGAAGGCGATGTGCAGGTCGGTGAGCAAGGCATGTTCCTGCTCATCGGCAAAGCGCAGTTTCTCGGAAAGGATCAGCGCACCACCCGGCAGCAACGCCTGGCGAATGCGGCTCAGCAGCGCAAGGCGTTGATCCGGGGCGATGAATTGCAGGGTGAAGTTCAGGGCAACCACCGAGGCCGGCTGGAACTCCAGGGCGAGGATGTCGCCGTCAATCACCTGGACGGGCAGCAGCTCCTGAAACATCGAGTCTTGCGCATTGAGGTATTCCCTGCAGCGCTCGACCATGGCCGCTGAGTTATCCACAGCAATAACGCTGCAGCCCTCGCTGCGCACATGGCGGCGCAGGGCCTGGGTGACAGCGCCCAGCGAACTGCCCAGGTCATACAGCACGCTATTGGGTTGAGCGAATTGTGCGGCCAGCACGCCGAGGTTTTCGACGATGGTCGGGTAACCGGGCACTGAACGCTTGATCATGTCCGGGAAAACCCGCACCACGTCTTCGTTGAAAGCGAAGTCCGGCACCTGGGCTAGCGGCTGGGCGAAAATGCGGTCGGGTTCTTTGCTCACGGTGATTCCGGCGGCGGGCTGAAAAGTGCGGCATTTTAGCCAAATCCGCGCTCAAGCCGAAACATCATCTGACCGCAGGGCGGCAAAAGAGCCTCAATTGACGGTTATTGCGCAATCGAAGGTCTGCTCAGGGGCTACTTCCGGTGCCCAGGGCTGCTGATACACCATCGTCAAACGGCCATTGCCAGCAGTCGCTGCCTGATAACGCCAGACCGACTGACCGGCGCTGCCGACCATGCTTTTGTCCTCCGGGTTGTTATAAACCTCTGGGCCCAGGCTGCGCAGGATCGATTGCGCCGGGTTCTGCACCTGCCAGCGAAAACCCGTGGTGGGGTTGCTCGGCAAGGTCAGCATCATGGTCTGGCCGGTCTTGAGCGTGAGCGGGCAATCACCTTGCTCTTCCAGGGTCACAACCTGCTTGGGGTGCTGCGCGCAGGCAGCCAGGAGAGAAAAACTTAGCGGGAGTAGCAGACGGGCAGAGGGCATGGTGGCTCCAGTCTTCGGACGAAGCTGGAGCATAACCGATGACGACACATTCTGTAGGACCGGCTTCAGCCGGGAAGAGGTCGGTACATCCGCAACATATATGCCGTCAGAAATGCCGCCTTCCCGGCTAAAGCCGGTCCTACAGAAATGAGCTTTGCTGCCTAGAACAACACCTTCGCCACATCCGCGAAGCGTTTGGCGAAGTGCACGGTGATGCCTTCTTTCAGGTAATCCGGTAGTTCTTCAAAGTTGCCACGGTTGGGTTCCGGCAGGATCAGCTCGTTGATCTTCTGCCGACGGGCCGCGATGACTTTTTCCCGAACGCCGCCAATCGGCAATACATGCCCGGTCAGGGTGAGTTCGCCGGTCATGGCCACGCCTTTTTTCGGCGCCTGATTGCGGGCCAGGGACAGCAGGGCGCTGGCCATGGTCACGCCCGCACTCGGGCCGTCTTTTGGCGTGGCGCCTTCGGGTACGTGCAAATGCACGAAGGCTTCGTCGAAGAACGTCGGATCACCGCCGAATTGCTTGAGGTTGGAACTGACGTAGCTGTAAGCAATTTCCGCCGATTCCTTCATCACATCACCTAACTGCCCGGTGAGTTTGAAGCCGCGGTTCAGCGTGTGAATGCGGGTTGCTTCGATCGGCAGCGTGGCACCGCCCATGCTGGTCCAGGCCAGGCCGGTGATCACGCCGGTGCCTGCCAGAACCTGCTCATTGCGGAACACCGGCATGCCCAACGAGGCTTCCAGATCTTTCGGGCCGATTTTGATCGCCGATTTGGGCTCGTCAATCAGCTTCACCACCGCTTTGCGGACGACTTTGCTCAGTTGCTTCTCAAGCTGCCGCACACCGGCTTCCCGGGCGTAACCTTCGATGATCGAACGCAAGGCGGTGTCACTGATCGACAGGCTGCCTTTGGACACGCCGGCTTTCTCCAGCTGTTTAGGCCACAGGTGACGCTTGGCGATGGCGAGCTTTTCCTCGGTGATGTAGCCCGACAGGCGAATCACTTCCATCCGGTCCAGCAACGGGCCGGGGATGGAGTCCAGCGTGTTCGCGGTGCAGACAAACAGCACTTTGGACAGGTCCAGGCGCAGGTCCAGGTAGTGATCGAGGAATTCGACGTTCTGTTCCGGGTCGAGGGTTTCCAACAGTGCCGACGCCGGGTCGCCCTGGAAGCTCTGGCCCATCTTGTCGATTTCGTCGAGCATGATGACCGGGTTCATCACTTCCATATCTTTGAGCGCCTGCACCAGCTTGCCCGGTTGGGCGCCGATGTAGGTGCGACGGTGGCCCTTGATTTCGGCCTCGTCACGCATGCCGCCGACGCTGAAGCGATAGAACGGACGCCCCAGAGATTCAGCAATCGAGCGGCCGACGCTGGTTTTACCGACGCCCGGCGGGCCGACCAGCAGCACGATGGAACCGCTGATTTCGCCTTTGTAGGCCCCGACAGCGAGAAACTCCAGGATCCGCGACTTGATGTCGTCCAGACCCGCG of the Paucimonas lemoignei genome contains:
- the lepA gene encoding GTP-binding protein, which encodes MSDLSHIRNFSIIAHIDHGKSTLADRFIQMCGGLSEREMEAQVLDSMDLERERGITIKAHSVTLHYKANDGKTYQLNFIDTPGHVDFTYEVSRSLAACEGALLVVDAGQGVEAQSVANCYTAIEQGLEVMPVLNKMDLPQADPDRVKEEIEKIIGIDATDAVACSAKSGMGVDLVLERLVHTIPAPTGNIEDPLQALIIDSWFDNYLGVVSLVRVRHGRVRKGDKILVKSTGKMHLVDSVGVFTPKHTATVDLKAGEVGFIIAGIKDIHGAPVGDTLTLSTTPDVEVLPGFKRIQPQVYAGLFPVSSDDFEDFREALQKLTLNDSSLQYSPESSDALGFGFRCGFLGMLHMEIIQERLEREYDLDLITTAPTVIFELLLKTGETIYVDNPSKLPDLSAIEDMREPIVRANILVPQEHLGNVITLCIEKRGVQHDMLFLGTQVQVTYDLPMNEVVLDFFDRLKSVSRGYASLDYHFDRYQSANLVKLDVLINAEKVDALALIVHRDNAAYKGRALTEKMKELIPRQMFDVAIQAAIGGQIIARTTVKALRKNVLAKCYGGDVSRKRKLLEKQKAGKKRMKQVGNVEIPQEAFLAVLRLE
- the lepB gene encoding Signal peptidase I, whose amino-acid sequence is MSLNFPLLLVIAVFVCGLLALLDLVVLAPRRRAAITTYQGSVSQPDIEIVERLNKEPLLVEYGKSFFPVLFIVLVLRSFLVEPFQIPSGSMIPTLRVGDFILVNKFSYGIRLPVIDEKVISIGEPKHGDVMVFRYPSDPSVNYIKRVVGLPGDQIRYTSDKKLFVNGELVAKQLIGTEPGTLGSAELYSEKLGEVEHEIRQEMSRYRAPPDREWTVPAGHYFMMGDNRDNSNDSRYWDDPSIPKDELGMVPDKNIVGKAFAVWMSWPEPKLSHFPNFSRVGLIK
- the rnc gene encoding ribonuclease III codes for the protein MTVSLSRLERQLGYTFKDQELMVLALTHRSFAGRNNERLEFLGDAILNFVAGEALFDRFPQAREGQLSRLRARLVKGETLALLARGFDLGDYLRLGSGELKSGGFRRESILADALEALIGAIYLDAGMDMARERVLAWLTTEFDSLTLVDTNKDPKTRLQEFLQSRACELPRYEVVDIQGEPHCRMFFVECEITLLNEKSRGQGVSRRIAEQVAAAAALIALGVENGND
- the era gene encoding GTPase Era, whose product is MTDSTATRCGYVAIVGRPNVGKSTLINHILGQKLAITSRKPQTTRHNMLGIKTEGAIQAIYVDTPGMHKNGEKALNRYMNKTASAALKDVDVVIFVVDRTRWTDEDQMVLERVQYVQGPVILAINKTDRLEDKAELMPHLEWLQTQLPNASIVPISAQHGHNLDALEGLIASHLPENDHFFPEDQITDRSSRFLAAELVREKIMRQLGAELPYQITVEIEEFKQQGKTLHIHALILVERDGQKKIIIGDKGERIKRIGTDARRDMELLFDSKVMLNLWVKVKGGWSDDERALRSLGYGDL
- the recO gene encoding DNA repair protein RecO; protein product: MISVPIGQPAYVLHSRAYRETSALVDFLTPQGRLRAVLRSARGKAGTLARPFVPLEVEFRGRGELKNVGRMEGVGVASWLVGEALFSGLYLNELLIRLLPSEDPHPAVFEHYAATLQALAEGRPLEPLLRSFEWRLLDDLGYGFALDTDINGDALDAGGLYRLQVDAGLERVYLLQPGLFQGTELLAMAEADWSAPGALAAAKRLMRQALAVHLGGRPLVSRELFRKP
- the pdxJ gene encoding pyridoxine 5'-phosphate synthase PdxJ; translated protein: MTHSTRILLGVNIDHVATLRQARGTRYPDPVKAALDAEEAGADGITVHLREDRRHIQERDVLLLKDVLQTRMNFEMGVTEEMLAFAERIRPAHVCLVPETRQELTTEGGLDVAGQEARIQAAVERLSKVGCEVSLFIDADERQIAASKRVGAPAIELHTGRYADAQTPAEVADELQRIADGVAFGLAEGLVVNAGHGLHYHNVEAVAAIKGINELNIGHALVAHALFVGFKSAVAEMKALIVAAAYKA
- the cmoB gene encoding methyltransferase; this translates as MIDLAPLVRRLAGTPLAEWANGLQAQLDTKMAKGHGDLERWQGALNALPDLVPSRIDLKDSFTLDVECDDETRAQTRAALMGLSPWRKGPFDVFGVHIDTEWRSDWKWSRVAPHLDLNGKRVLDVGCGNGYYQWRMLGAGADSVIGVDPNWLFFCQFQAMQRYLPDLPAWHLPFALEDLPARLEGFDTVFSMGVLYHRKSPIDHLLALKDCLVKGGELVLETMVVEGDVHQVLVPEDRYSQMRNVWFLPSVAALELWLRRAGFVDVRCVDVSVTTTEEQRGTEWMRYQSLSDFLNPEDQSKTVEGLPAPMRAVIVGRKP
- the cmoA gene encoding tRNA (uridine-5-oxyacetic acid methyl ester) 34 synthase, producing MSKEPDRIFAQPLAQVPDFAFNEDVVRVFPDMIKRSVPGYPTIVENLGVLAAQFAQPNSVLYDLGSSLGAVTQALRRHVRSEGCSVIAVDNSAAMVERCREYLNAQDSMFQELLPVQVIDGDILALEFQPASVVALNFTLQFIAPDQRLALLSRIRQALLPGGALILSEKLRFADEQEHALLTDLHIAFKRANGYSDLEIAQKRSAIENVMKPDSLEEHRQRLLDAGFSKVVPWFQCLNFASLIALP
- a CDS encoding lipoprotein, translating into MPSARLLLPLSFSLLAACAQHPKQVVTLEEQGDCPLTLKTGQTMMLTLPSNPTTGFRWQVQNPAQSILRSLGPEVYNNPEDKSMVGSAGQSVWRYQAATAGNGRLTMVYQQPWAPEVAPEQTFDCAITVN
- the lon-2 gene encoding ATP-dependent protease La; its protein translation is MSNQQADSQDLPDDVEGEHEVTLNSSSTTLALPGQNLPDKVYIIPIHNRPFFPAQVLPVIVNEEPWAETLELVSKSDHHSLALFFMDTPPEDPRHFNTDALPEYGTLVKVHHASRENGKLQFVAQGLSRVRIKTWLKHHRPPYLVEVEYPHQPNEPTDEVKAYGMALINAIKELLPLNPLYSEELKNYLNRFSPNDPSPLTDFAAALTSATGVDLQQVLDCVPMLKRMEKVLPMLRKEVEVARLQKEISAEVNRKIGEHQREFFLKEQLKVIQQELGLSKDDRSADIEQFEARLEGKTLPAQARKRIDEEINKLKVLETGSPEYAVTRNYLDWASSVPWGVFGKDKLDLKHARKVLDQHHAGLDDIKSRILEFLAVGAYKGEISGSIVLLVGPPGVGKTSVGRSIAESLGRPFYRFSVGGMRDEAEIKGHRRTYIGAQPGKLVQALKDMEVMNPVIMLDEIDKMGQSFQGDPASALLETLDPEQNVEFLDHYLDLRLDLSKVLFVCTANTLDSIPGPLLDRMEVIRLSGYITEEKLAIAKRHLWPKQLEKAGVSKGSLSISDTALRSIIEGYAREAGVRQLEKQLSKVVRKAVVKLIDEPKSAIKIGPKDLEASLGMPVFRNEQVLAGTGVITGLAWTSMGGATLPIEATRIHTLNRGFKLTGQLGDVMKESAEIAYSYVSSNLKQFGGDPTFFDEAFVHLHVPEGATPKDGPSAGVTMASALLSLARNQAPKKGVAMTGELTLTGHVLPIGGVREKVIAARRQKINELILPEPNRGNFEELPDYLKEGITVHFAKRFADVAKVLF